A portion of the Lysinibacillus timonensis genome contains these proteins:
- the rplF gene encoding 50S ribosomal protein L6, whose protein sequence is MSRVGKKPIEVPAGVTVTVASDNTVTVKGPKGELTRSFNQDIKIEQEGNVITLTRPSESKEHRTIHGTTRALLNNMVIGVSEGFSRSLELIGVGYRAQLQGKKLVLNVGYSHPVEFTPEEGLEVEVPSNTKVIVKGISKERVGAFASNIRDVRPPEPYKGKGIRYEGEFVRRKEGKTGK, encoded by the coding sequence ATGTCTCGTGTAGGTAAAAAACCAATCGAGGTTCCTGCAGGTGTAACAGTAACTGTCGCTAGCGATAATACTGTTACTGTAAAAGGACCAAAAGGCGAGCTTACTCGCTCTTTTAATCAAGATATTAAAATCGAACAAGAAGGTAACGTTATTACATTAACACGCCCTTCTGAATCAAAAGAACACCGTACAATCCACGGTACAACTCGTGCATTATTAAACAACATGGTAATTGGTGTTTCTGAAGGATTCTCTCGTTCTCTAGAACTTATCGGTGTCGGTTATCGTGCGCAATTACAAGGTAAAAAACTTGTGTTGAATGTTGGTTACTCTCATCCAGTAGAGTTCACACCTGAAGAAGGTTTAGAAGTCGAAGTTCCTTCAAACACAAAAGTTATTGTAAAAGGTATTAGTAAAGAACGTGTTGGTGCATTTGCATCAAATATCCGTGACGTACGTCCACCAGAGCCTTACAAAGGTAAAGGGATCCGTTATGAAGGTGAATTCGTTCGCCGTAAAGAAGGTAAAACAGGTAAATAA
- the rpsH gene encoding 30S ribosomal protein S8 has product MTMSDPIADMLTRIRNANMVRHEKLEVPASNLKKQIAEILKREGFIRDVEYVEDNKQGIIRIFLKYGKDNERVITGLKRISKPGLRVYAKTNEVPKVLNGLGIALVSTSQGVLTDKEARAKQTGGEILAYIW; this is encoded by the coding sequence ATGACAATGTCTGATCCGATTGCAGATATGCTAACTCGCATTCGTAATGCGAACATGGTACGTCACGAGAAGTTAGAAGTTCCTGCTTCAAACTTAAAGAAACAAATCGCTGAAATATTAAAGCGTGAAGGTTTCATCCGTGATGTAGAGTATGTTGAAGACAATAAACAAGGTATTATCCGTATCTTCTTAAAATACGGTAAAGATAACGAACGTGTTATTACTGGTTTAAAACGTATTTCTAAACCTGGATTACGCGTTTACGCTAAAACAAATGAAGTACCAAAAGTATTAAATGGCCTAGGTATCGCTTTAGTATCAACTTCTCAAGGTGTTTTAACTGATAAAGAAGCTCGTGCTAAACAAACAGGCGGAGAAATCTTAGCTTACATTTGGTAA
- a CDS encoding type Z 30S ribosomal protein S14, whose translation MAKKSMIVKQQRKQKFKVQEYTRCERCGRPHSVYRKFKLCRICFRELAYKGQIPGVKKASW comes from the coding sequence GTGGCTAAAAAATCAATGATCGTTAAACAACAACGTAAGCAAAAGTTTAAAGTTCAAGAATATACACGTTGTGAACGCTGTGGTCGTCCACACTCTGTATATCGTAAATTTAAACTTTGCCGTATTTGTTTCCGTGAACTTGCATATAAGGGACAAATTCCTGGCGTTAAAAAAGCTAGCTGGTAA